In one window of Bacilli bacterium DNA:
- a CDS encoding cytochrome b6, with amino-acid sequence MFKSIYNWIDERLDITPMWRDVADHEVPEHVNPAHHFSAFVYCFGGLTFFITMIQILSGMFLTMYYAPDIINAYASVDYLQHKVAFGDIVRGMHHWGASLVIVMMFLHTLRVFFTGAYKHPREMNWVVGMSMFFVMLGLGFTGYLLPWDNKAYFATNVGIQIASSVPWIGGYIKEFLQGGDIVGATTLTRFFALHVFFLPGLLLMLLGGHFYMIRKQGIAGPL; translated from the coding sequence ATGTTTAAGTCAATATACAACTGGATTGACGAGCGGCTTGACATTACGCCGATGTGGCGTGACGTTGCCGATCATGAAGTGCCGGAACACGTCAATCCCGCGCATCACTTTTCCGCGTTTGTTTACTGCTTCGGCGGTTTAACGTTCTTTATCACGATGATCCAGATTCTTTCGGGAATGTTTTTGACGATGTATTACGCTCCCGATATTATTAACGCTTATGCCAGTGTTGACTATTTGCAGCATAAAGTGGCCTTCGGCGATATTGTGCGCGGCATGCACCACTGGGGGGCAAGCCTTGTCATCGTCATGATGTTTCTGCATACGCTGCGGGTATTTTTCACCGGCGCGTACAAACATCCGCGCGAAATGAACTGGGTAGTCGGGATGTCCATGTTTTTTGTCATGTTGGGCCTTGGCTTTACCGGCTACTTGCTTCCCTGGGACAACAAGGCGTATTTCGCGACGAATGTCGGCATTCAAATTGCCTCTTCCGTTCCCTGGATTGGCGGGTACATTAAAGAATTCCTGCAAGGCGGCGATATAGTCGGCGCCACGACGTTAACCCGTTTCTTCGCTTTGCATGTATTTTTCTTGCCGGGGCTGTTGTTGATGCTGCTTGGCGGGCATTTTTACATGATCCGCAAGCAAGGCATCGCCGGTCCGCTATAA
- a CDS encoding IDEAL domain-containing protein, producing the protein MEKMDALNSATLSVIAEMILDDALRKFKEQRLQKEIDRALQTGDKTTFYRLAKELKTLR; encoded by the coding sequence ATGGAAAAAATGGATGCATTGAACTCCGCAACGCTGAGCGTGATAGCCGAAATGATTCTTGACGACGCACTGCGGAAATTTAAAGAGCAGCGCTTGCAAAAGGAAATCGACAGGGCGCTGCAGACTGGGGATAAGACGACTTTTTACAGATTGGCTAAAGAACTTAAAACGCTGCGATAA
- a CDS encoding DUF2487 family protein, protein MKFSAMEKEKWPELKPFVDTCLLPVSGLTGFEPPWQATERLRKLQQLIDAVEIPFKGRVMIYPALHYLPEGGNTTEYIDHICKNLKQEQFRFIIVAAVDIEPATLPASADLTFLWVKDKPQISQGEIGDAIKSLWANGQDA, encoded by the coding sequence ATGAAGTTCAGCGCGATGGAAAAAGAAAAATGGCCCGAATTAAAGCCGTTTGTCGATACATGCCTGCTGCCGGTTAGCGGACTTACCGGCTTCGAACCGCCCTGGCAGGCGACGGAACGCCTCAGGAAACTGCAGCAGTTGATCGATGCGGTGGAAATTCCATTCAAAGGCAGGGTGATGATTTATCCGGCACTGCATTATTTGCCGGAAGGAGGAAACACTACCGAATATATTGACCATATCTGCAAAAACCTGAAACAGGAGCAGTTTCGCTTTATCATTGTCGCGGCGGTGGACATCGAACCCGCTACGCTGCCGGCAAGCGCCGATCTGACTTTTCTTTGGGTGAAGGATAAACCGCAAATTTCCCAGGGCGAGATCGGTGACGCCATAAAATCGTTATGGGCAAACGGCCAGGACGCATGA
- a CDS encoding gamma carbonic anhydrase family protein: MIHAFSGKAPRIDKTAYIAAGAQIIGDVSIGEQASVWFNAVLRGDLAPIIIGNKTNIQDGGIGHVNAGQPLVVAEEVTVGHGAVIHACQIGKGTLIGMGAIVLSGAIIGEYALIGAGSLVTEHTKIPPYTLALGSPAKVVRELTENDLRYMRQAAENYVRKAREFCSGINADQKM, from the coding sequence ATGATCCACGCCTTTTCCGGAAAAGCCCCGCGGATTGATAAGACCGCATATATCGCTGCCGGCGCGCAAATAATCGGCGATGTCAGCATCGGAGAACAGGCCAGTGTATGGTTTAATGCCGTTCTGCGCGGCGATTTGGCGCCAATCATAATCGGAAACAAAACCAATATTCAGGATGGCGGTATCGGGCATGTAAATGCCGGCCAGCCTTTGGTGGTCGCGGAGGAAGTGACGGTGGGCCACGGGGCGGTTATCCACGCGTGCCAAATAGGCAAAGGTACATTGATCGGCATGGGGGCGATTGTACTGAGCGGCGCCATAATTGGCGAATATGCTTTAATAGGAGCGGGATCATTAGTAACAGAACATACGAAAATACCTCCGTATACGCTTGCTTTGGGTTCACCGGCAAAAGTTGTCCGCGAATTGACGGAAAATGATTTGCGCTACATGCGTCAAGCTGCAGAAAATTATGTGCGGAAAGCGCGCGAATTTTGTTCCGGCATCAATGCGGATCAAAAAATGTAA
- a CDS encoding ubiquinol-cytochrome c reductase iron-sulfur subunit gives MSEELNKNTQSSQDKPVRRKEMSRRQFLNYTLGGTGGFMLGLPISYMLRFSVDPLLQPKGKGDFVKVVEASQITSTPKSFKFKKHQVDGWYESDPDFEAWIIKDDEGKIYALSPICKHLGCTVNWNTEPDTSPNQFVCPCHGAHYTKDGKNLVVAPAPLDEYQVKIDNGYVYLGPVIPNSRV, from the coding sequence ATGAGCGAAGAATTGAACAAGAATACGCAATCATCACAGGATAAACCTGTTCGCCGCAAAGAAATGTCCCGCAGACAGTTTCTGAATTACACGCTCGGTGGTACGGGAGGCTTCATGTTGGGTTTACCAATCTCTTATATGCTTCGTTTTTCGGTGGATCCGCTGCTGCAGCCTAAAGGTAAGGGCGATTTTGTTAAAGTTGTGGAAGCAAGCCAGATTACAAGCACGCCCAAATCGTTCAAATTTAAAAAGCATCAAGTCGATGGCTGGTATGAAAGTGATCCCGATTTTGAAGCCTGGATCATTAAAGACGACGAAGGGAAAATTTACGCTTTGTCGCCGATATGCAAACATCTTGGCTGTACTGTAAACTGGAATACGGAGCCGGACACGTCTCCCAATCAGTTTGTCTGCCCGTGTCATGGCGCTCACTATACAAAAGACGGGAAAAACCTGGTCGTCGCGCCTGCGCCGTTGGACGAGTATCAAGTGAAAATCGATAACGGATACGTATATTTGGGACCGGTCATTCCTAATTCCAGGGTATAG